In one Sphingobium sp. MI1205 genomic region, the following are encoded:
- the metX gene encoding homoserine O-acetyltransferase MetX, with the protein MASAPLSDDSRFGLRRQVRLTGPLRLDSGAALAPVDIAYETYGRMNEDKSNVILICHALTGDQYVASDHPVTGKPGWWWRMVGDGKPVDPARHFIICANVIGSCMGSSGPASPDPATGEPYAMRFPVLTIADMVRAQALLLDHLGVDRLTAVIGGSMGGMQALSWPTIFPDRVESCIVIASTARHSAQNIAFHEVGRQAIMADPNWRGGDYYADAQVPSAGLAVARMAAHITYLSEAGLTEKFGRRLQGRDAKTFGFDADFQVESYLRHQGLSFVERFDANSYLYITRAMDYYDIAEDHGGSLATAFAPSRARFCLVSFDTDWLYPTAESRIIVHALNASGAQASFVELSSPFGHDAFLLECPELNRVVDGFLKGGRA; encoded by the coding sequence ATGGCCAGCGCCCCACTATCCGATGACAGCCGTTTCGGCCTCCGCCGTCAGGTCCGCCTGACCGGCCCCCTGCGGCTGGACAGCGGCGCGGCACTTGCGCCGGTGGATATCGCCTACGAAACCTATGGCCGGATGAATGAGGACAAGTCCAACGTCATCCTCATCTGCCACGCGCTGACCGGCGACCAATATGTGGCGTCCGATCATCCCGTAACCGGCAAGCCCGGCTGGTGGTGGCGCATGGTGGGGGATGGCAAGCCCGTCGATCCCGCGCGGCACTTCATCATCTGCGCCAACGTCATCGGCAGCTGCATGGGGTCCAGCGGACCCGCCAGCCCGGATCCCGCAACCGGCGAGCCCTATGCGATGCGTTTCCCGGTGCTGACCATCGCGGATATGGTGCGGGCGCAGGCGCTGCTGCTCGATCATCTGGGCGTCGATCGTCTGACGGCCGTCATTGGCGGCTCCATGGGTGGCATGCAGGCTTTGAGCTGGCCGACCATCTTTCCCGATCGCGTCGAAAGCTGCATCGTGATCGCATCGACGGCCCGCCACAGCGCGCAGAACATCGCCTTTCACGAAGTCGGGCGGCAGGCGATCATGGCCGATCCCAACTGGCGCGGCGGCGACTATTATGCCGACGCGCAGGTACCGAGCGCAGGCCTGGCCGTCGCGCGCATGGCCGCGCACATCACCTATCTGTCCGAAGCCGGTCTCACCGAAAAATTCGGCCGCCGCCTTCAGGGGCGGGACGCAAAGACCTTCGGCTTCGACGCCGATTTTCAGGTCGAAAGCTATCTGCGTCATCAGGGTTTGAGTTTTGTCGAGCGGTTCGACGCCAACTCCTATCTCTATATCACCCGCGCCATGGATTATTATGACATTGCGGAGGATCATGGTGGCAGCCTCGCCACTGCGTTCGCACCGTCCAGGGCACGCTTCTGCCTGGTCAGCTTCGACACCGACTGGCTCTATCCCACGGCGGAATCGCGGATCATCGTCCATGCGCTCAACGCCAGCGGGGCGCAGGCGAGCTTTGTCGAGCTGTCCAGCCCCTTCGGCCATGACGCCTTCCTGCTGGAATGCCCGGAACTGAACCGCGTTGTGGACGGCTTCCTGAAAGGCGGTCGCGCATGA
- the metW gene encoding methionine biosynthesis protein MetW: MSEALRPDLALIARTVTPGARVLDVGCGDGALMAALRDAKQVDARGLEIDGDNVAAAVGRGLSVVQGDADTDLAYYPDASFDYAILSQTLQTTRRPDLVVEELLRIGRQAFVSFPNFAHWRGRLSLLWGGRMPVTRLLPDTWYDTLNIHHVTVDDFRALVKERGWTIDGQWFLKGDKETTHANANLFAEHAVFLLRR, from the coding sequence ATGAGTGAGGCGCTGCGCCCCGACCTCGCGCTCATCGCCCGCACCGTCACGCCCGGCGCGCGCGTGCTGGACGTAGGCTGTGGCGACGGCGCGCTGATGGCTGCACTGCGTGATGCCAAGCAGGTTGATGCGCGCGGGTTGGAGATCGACGGCGATAATGTCGCCGCCGCCGTTGGCCGCGGCCTGTCAGTGGTGCAGGGCGACGCCGACACCGACCTTGCCTATTATCCCGACGCCAGCTTCGACTATGCAATCCTCAGCCAGACGCTCCAGACTACCCGCCGACCCGATCTGGTGGTTGAGGAACTGCTGCGGATCGGCCGTCAGGCATTCGTATCCTTCCCCAATTTCGCCCATTGGCGCGGTCGGCTGTCGCTGCTGTGGGGCGGTCGCATGCCGGTGACACGGTTGCTCCCCGACACATGGTACGACACGCTCAACATCCACCATGTGACCGTCGATGATTTCCGCGCTCTGGTGAAAGAGCGCGGCTGGACGATCGATGGCCAATGGTTTTTGAAGGGTGATAAGGAAACCACCCACGCGAACGCGAACCTGTTCGCCGAACACGCTGTGTTCCTCCTGCGCCGTTAG
- a CDS encoding glutathione S-transferase, producing MTAILYSFRRCPYAMRARMALIVSGQQVELREILLRDKPDSMLAMSPKGTVPVLALSGGEVIDESLDIMRWALRLHDPEGWLEGDDAALIAANDGSFKQHLDRYKYAARYGSDPLEHRAAGMAWLGELEVQLESRAFLCGIGRTLADMAIFPFVRQFAAADQAWFDAQPVPRVQAWLRGLIGSALFDRAMTRRAAWRSGDAAVFL from the coding sequence ATGACCGCCATCCTCTACAGCTTTCGCCGCTGCCCCTATGCCATGCGGGCGCGAATGGCGCTGATCGTCAGCGGGCAGCAGGTGGAGTTGCGCGAAATCCTGTTGCGCGACAAGCCTGATTCGATGCTCGCCATGTCGCCCAAAGGCACTGTGCCGGTGCTGGCGCTGTCCGGCGGAGAAGTGATCGACGAGAGCCTGGACATCATGCGCTGGGCGCTTCGCCTGCATGATCCCGAGGGCTGGCTAGAGGGGGATGATGCCGCGCTGATCGCGGCCAATGATGGATCGTTCAAGCAGCATCTCGACCGTTACAAATATGCGGCGCGCTATGGGTCCGACCCGCTGGAACATCGCGCGGCCGGGATGGCGTGGCTAGGCGAACTGGAAGTGCAGCTGGAGAGCCGTGCGTTTCTGTGTGGCATAGGAAGAACTTTGGCGGACATGGCGATCTTCCCCTTTGTCCGGCAGTTTGCGGCCGCTGACCAGGCGTGGTTTGACGCGCAACCCGTGCCACGGGTGCAGGCCTGGCTGCGGGGACTGATCGGATCGGCGCTGTTTGACCGGGCCATGACGCGCAGGGCTGCATGGCGATCCGGCGATGCGGCGGTCTTTTTGTAA